In Ananas comosus cultivar F153 linkage group 10, ASM154086v1, whole genome shotgun sequence, the sequence AAGAGTCTCTATTGTAATTTACAAAATCTATTTTAAAGCTCAGATACGTACGTGCACAGCCTACACTCTCAgttctttctttttcaattgAATTTGTGAATCAAAATCACCGACGACAACAACATTGCAGCCTCTGTAACATAATCGAACGGAGCCAGTTTTAGCTCATGAGGGCGAAGATGCGGTCGCGCTGCTTCAGGATATTGCACCAGCGCAAGAAGCGGCGGCGGTGGCTGCTCATGTCGCTGTTCGAAACCCACTTTCGCGGGGTGCAGACGGGGTCTTTGTTGCACCCGGTCATCCGCAGGGCTGCCACGAACTTCGATCGCTGTGTCGCGTCGACGGTGAGACCGCCTTATCTCCGTTTAATTTGGACTGGTGTTCTTTTCCTTCTATATCTTCTTGACGGGCGCGGAACATCCAACAACGGATTCTCCTTCCGCTAATTCTTCACCATTGAAggcttttaataaaatattttcaaacttttttttacaaacaattattgttataatttgatttaaacttatagttatataaattaaaataaaatcctaatctaattaggataagatataatttaaattttactagaCCTATAGAGAGGATAAATAGGAGTCTAACTAAACTATAATTAGAATTACACTCTAATTTGgagctatatattatatttgcaTATACCACGGTCATGTTAAGGAAGCCGCATTGCTAATTACACCTACTGATCATGCTAGTACTTTCAATTAAGCTGTCTTCTTCGTTCATTATTCAGCTGCCGTCCATCACATTCTTGTGTCACTTTGACAGCTGATGCTTCCAATCCAGTAATTAAGATGCAATGTGGCCcaaatttttttggaatttacGTGGTTTCATAGTTATCTTAGTCTCATTAGAGTTACGATTCCCCAAAATTTGCTTCCTACACAAAGACTCCTTTTGTGTTATTGCATCTTTTGATCgctttattttcttcttatatttttgtatttgcaAATCTCGTTTTTATTGCAGTAATAGGATTCAACCATTGTAAGAACTAATGCATTAGTGCTTGTATGTCCACAttgcttttattttagaatatcaTGCTTTATGGATCTTTTCTGTGTATAGTTTATCTAACTGGacactgtttttctttttgtttttcgtgCAGGTTTGGCATTTTATTCGTTTTGAGAGTAAAGAAGATTAATAAATGTTAAGTCAGAGAGAGTAGGAACGAAGCTAGCACTCAATTATGAGGGGGCCCAAAAATacatacaaatcaaaatttcagcAAATAAACAAAGTTTACCTAgtcaaatttttgatgaaaaatgtattgactaattaattagtgTAAAAAAGCATTACCTCTTTTTTTATAGCtacttaacttctaattattttatttatgttatttcactcaaataactttgaaatttactaaatctaatagtaattcagtgaataattaaatttattaatttttactaaatataattgTAACAATAAATGACTATTAGTTGACAGagctattaactttaatataacatttaatttaattaaataaaaaatatctaaaataattaaaaatatgaaggtactaaataaaaaaaaaataaataaactcagAGTTGAGAGAGCATTATATTAGcaccaaatttaaaaaaaaaaaacagattactcgtcatacttttaaaattgaataaaaaatattttttaaattttttttatataaaaaggactattatgcaaattataaaaatttggggggaggccatggcccccctcaaTCTCAACCTAGCTCCGTCCCTGAGAGAGAGTACGCGGATAGGTGATTATTATTCCaaccatgtttttttttcttttctttttttcctttttttttttatttttttgggttgaGGGGGAGAAGACCATCTTTGTTAGACTTTGGATTGCGTTGCCTTCAAAAAGAATTTCTCCATTTGATAGACTTCTTCCATGGGTTCCTTGTCCTTTTCCATATTGCTTATTTAGCTCTTTGTATTGAAGAGGCTCTTATGGGTATTTTGTGATTGCTACTATATTAGTTGGTGGTGTTTTGAGAAGCAAAAAATGTCCATAAGACATTCTCCATGACTTTTTTAggtggaaaactatttttttaaccaaattcGTATCAATATGTGGCTGTGAAGGTTGGGACATGCAGGATTCATGTTTGTACATACACACATGTATACATACACTACTGTATTATATATGGACTCTTTGGAACTATGTGAAGGTTTGTTTTACTACTGGGATCTTGTTGCTCGAGACGCCATGTTAGGGCCTCATTCGCCCGAGATGCATCGGGAGGGATCCGGCATGCCCAACTCTTGCTATTTCAAGAAgctctaatttgaaatttttatggtAACCTATCAAAACCGTATTGACCGGTTGCACTACTTGGCCAACAAAGTAGGCCAAATGCCGGGCTTTTGGGTCATTGTGTCTCATACTGTGCACAAAAGGCAGGGCCAAATGGATTCTTAGTTTCCAATTTGTCTCTAGTAGTTCCTTATTTCATTTTTAGCCGCTGTGGGAGAGAATGTTGACGTAAGTAACATTGTCAAAAAGagaagtaataataataataataataacaacaacaacagcaataACAACACTTAAATATTTCACAAGAAGAGCAGTAGCTGTAGCCCTTAACTTGGCAAAACAAAGGGGATTTGCCCTCAACTCAAACTCACTAATGAAAGATAAATAATTTAGCAACGCACTCTACTATTTCCCTGCACCCACTAGATTCGGTTGCAAACCCAACTTAATATATAACAATAATTGGCTAACAAACTTTCTCAAGACAAAAAAAGTTAcctgaataaataaataaataaataaataaataaaatataaaaggataAAGGTAGTCTCAATCGCGTAAACTCTGCAGACTATAATCAcgtaattcaaaaaaataaagaaaaaatcagAATTTGATTTGAGGGATCTCtgcactttttttaaaatctataataCGCTCCTGATCCGACGGCTCTGAAGTCTCAACATCGATCCGCGGGCGCATTTGGTGAGCGCACGACCACCTTCAACTCGAAGTTACGAACACGAATTATCACGATCGTCAACGGTAAGAATATACATtaacggtaatattaattaggaaTTGCCCTACGTACGTATCTATATGCAtgtcttatatattttatgctACGCGACGTAGCCActtacaactctctctctctctctctctctctctctctctctctctctctctcNGTCAGAGAGAGCACGCGGATAGGTGATTATTattctaacaattttttttttcttttcttttctttttttcctctttttttttctggttgGGGGGAGAGAAGACCATCTTTGTTAGATTTTGGATTGCGTTGCCTTCAAAAAGAATCTCTCTATTTGATAGACTCCTACCATGGGTTCCTTGTCCTTTTCCATATTGCTTATTTAGCTCTTTATATTGAAGAGGCTCTTATGGGTATTTTGTGATTGCTACTATATTATTTGGTGGTGTTTTGAGAAGCAAAAATGTCCATAAGACATTCTCCATGACTTTTTTTAgctggaaaactatttttttaaccaaattcGTATCGATATGTGGTTGTGAAGGTTGGGACATGCAGGATTTATGTTTTATACATAACACACATGTATACATACACTACTGTATTATGGACTCTTTGGAACTATGTGAAGGTTTGTTGTACTACTGGGATCTTGTCGCTCGAGACGCCATGTCAGGGCCTCATTTGCCTGAGATGCATCGGGAGGGATCCGGCATGCCCAACTCTTGCTATTTCAAAAAGctttaatttgaagtttttgtggTAACGTATTAAACCCCATTGACCGGTTGCACGACTCGGCCAACAAAGTAGGCCAAATGCCGGGTTGTTAATGCTGGGCGAAATGGATTCTTAGTTTCTTAATTTGTCTCTAGtagttccttttttcttttttagccACTGTGGGAGAGAATGTTGACAATAAGTAACATTgtcaaaaagagaaataataataactactaataataattataataacaacaacaacaacaaccacagCAATAACAACacttaaatatttcaaaagaaCAGCAGTAGCTTTAGCCCTTAACTTGGCAAAACAAAGGGGATTTGCCCTCAACTCAAACTCACTAATGAAAGATAAATAATTTGGCAACGCTCTCTATAATTTCCCTGCACCCACTAGATTCGGTTGCAAACCCAATTTAATATAACAATAATTGGCTAACAAACTTTCTCAAGACAAAAAAAGTTAcctgaataaataaataaataaataaataaaatataaagggaTAAAGGCAGTCTCAATCGCGTAAACTCTGCAGACTATAATCAcgtaattcaaaaaaataaagaaaaaatcagAATTTGATTTGAGGGATCTCGgcactttttttaaaatctataataCGCCCCTGATCCGACGGCTCTGAAGTCTCAACATCGATCCCCGGGCGTAGTTGGCGAGCGCACGACCACCTTCAAGTCGAAGTTACCAACACGAATTATCACGATCGTCAACGGTAAGAATATACATtaacggtaatattaattaggaaTTGCCCTACGTGAGTATCTATGTGCATGTCTTATATACTTTATGCTACGCGACGTAGCCActtacaactctctctctctctctctctctctctctctccccgatcACGTACGCGCGCAGCAGCTTCTTGATCATCCGGAAGAGCTCCCGGCCAATCGAAGCTTCAAGAAACCATCAATGGCCATCTTCAAGGAGACGAAGCGAAGCCGTGCCGACGCTCCCGATCGATCCGAGCCGCCGGATCTCGAGAACGTGCATGATCATGAGCTGGGGCACTCCGCGCAACCACCGGCGAGGAAGAAGCCGAGGAGAGACCCCCCAGCTGATGCCGTCGGCACCGCCGCGGCTTCACCGATCATCACCGCCAAGAAACGCAGCCGGCGACCCGACAATTGTCCTGCGGGCAGCGGCGGTGCGCCGAAGCCGTCGCGGTGCGTCGGAATTCTGTTGGTGCTGCTGCGGGAGGGCGTGAGCCAGCCGACGTGGATATTGCAGAAGGAGCTGACGGAGTCGGACGTCAGCAGCCAGCAGGGCCGCCTCCTGCTGAGCCGCACACAGGTGATGAAGACAAGGCTGCGGGACCTGATCACGTCCGAGGAGGCTGCGCTCGTCGTCGACCGCGAGCACGGCCTCCCCGTGAGGGTGTTCGACCGGCTGGGGCGGGAGCACGCCATGACGTTCAAATTCCTTGACTCCAACGGCGACTTCCGCCTCATCGGCAGCTGGGGCCGCTTCGTGAAACGCAACGGGTTGTGTGCGGGCAACCGCGTCGACATCTGGGCGTTCCGGTGCTGCGGCAGCCTCGGCATGGCCCTGCTGAACCGCAAGAAGGGCGACGAAGTACGCGAAGACGACAATGGTGATAAGTTCGATGCCGATGAACTGCTGGCCGCGGAAGCATTACTGTTGCTGCAAGATTCGTGAGCCTGATATGGTTCCTTAATTACTCTGCGTACTCGACCTGCACGATGGTTCTTTATTTCTGTTTACAGTAATACTAATTAGTTGGCCCCTTAATTTTTTATGAAGTATAATCCTGGGTTCAATTAATGTAACTGGGGGGATTATTAACGGAGCTAGCTAGGTTTGATTGTGGTTTCTCTGATTAGTTATTCAATTAAGATTCATTAATTTCATGGTACGTGGAGCCTGATGTAATGTATACGTACCCTGGTGtaactaataatataataatgcaATTAAATGATTAGATCGGTAGATCCCGAATTATAGTTCCTGTATGTCTTCAGTTAATTAATCTCTTGGTGTATAATTGGATGTGATCGATGatatatttacttaattttcTAAGTTCTTTTATATATGAGGATGATGCCCATGTGTAGTTAATTACGTACGTGTACATATGCCTGGTTTTGCATGAGGGCTTTTAATTTATAATCTAATCTGTCAATTTCTACGGTAAAAACTTGTATTCGAGAGTTCTTGTTAAATTGGAACTCAGATTCGCATCCCTTGATCTTCTGAagaaattagtaaactatgtgtaattttgatgattttattaGAGCCAGTAGGCCCCCACTCCAAGACCTCCTAAAGTATTCACAGATATTTTTTTCGGACATCTTTTTTATAAATGTATTGGTTCTCAAATGAGCAAACTAGGTCTCttgttatatttctatattatgcGACTTCCGatctattattactatttttttttctacttttagaAGCAATTACATTTATTTTATCTTCATATTGTCCTTAAATGCACAATTAAACAAATGCTAATATATATAGGAGTTACATGTCACTATGATTGTCATTGCACCTTCTCAATAATTTTTGGAATCTGAATTTTCTATGAACTTTAAAAGATAATCTGTTATGACTAAAGACAATGAGcgttaaaataaatttcaccaaaaatgataaatttactGCTATGTGGTCCACGCATATTATTATAAACTTCTGCCCAACCCTACATGAGGGATGTGACTAAAAGGTTAAGCCTATTAGATCTAAGTCTAATAATATATGGATCTTAaatattttactcttttataACCATTCAATGTCGGACTattcacatataaatatattctcaTACACGTGTGTATGAGAACATTTAGTTAAAGTTTGCGGTTAACTTAAAGTACACAGCTAATTATATAATGTCTGTAGTAGAGATTTTTGAGTTGGCCTTACATATTTGACACTATTTTAAACATTGTGAAAGAaaaatttatctctaaaaatttTAGCTATTAGAGAACCGTGTTTTATtaacatatatctctaaaaatgTTAGCTATCAGATCGAGAAcatctgtgtgtgtgtgaaagaaaaatttattgCTACAAATTTTAGCTATTAATAAACTGTGTTTCATTAACATATATTCAACAATATCAAATTGATGTGTTATGCTATTTGCCGCTGagattattaatataaaagtaaccAAATTAACACTGGGTAAATATTTTTAGTACACACGTGTGCACCTAAGATATAAAGTTTATTATTTGACAAAACGAAACAGCATTTTATGATGACAAAACAAGcgaatttaatatatttatacaacAAGAAGTTTGGAATTACAAGCTCACATTAACGAATAGTGAACCAAATTAAGTAATTTCCATAAAAAGTTTGAGCGCTCGCAATGCAATTAAACCTATAAAGAAATTCTATGTCCAATAACGTAATCTAACATATAATCTCTATTTATCAAAAGACTATTGAAATATctctatttattaaaaaaataatgtaactattttaatatattagtttatatagttatatacCACGTGCTACATCGGGCGGTCGGTGGGTTGGACTCTAGGAGAGAATATGGTCCGCCCATAATTATATTAGCATGTAGCTTATAAAAAATTGTCTGCATTAGggcttattattaattaatttttaagtaatatattATCAGAATAAGAGATTCTGAGTTTCGActtctaagttcgaattctatcACActcctatttttatttaatttttatttaattcaaatctacATCTTAAGCAATTAAAAATGTCTAGAGTCCaaatattagtaaaattttttaacataatttaattttttcgagacaaaataattatttcttattattttactGGACTGAACATGTTATCCGGCCACCTCTTATGATCTCTCCtcttaacaaaataaaactatagtttcagaaaaattagaaaaagtaaGCACAGTAAAAATGATTTTCAATAAATTGttgaacaattaataaaataaaatgcaaataaaatttattattttagaataagtttcactaaatttttgttatttaattcTATTTAGATTTGTTTCAAAGCGGAGAGCACAACAAAAATCGCGTGTTAATTAACGGTTAACAATACTAGCTCCGTACGTAGACCAATTATATatgtatcaaattaattaataataattaatacgcaaacgaaaaagaaaaaaaaagaaaccgtGTCCTACTTAATTTGACCAAGCAAAATCATCTCCAACGCCGACTCCAATTCAAACTAGACTCCAATtagctttattattattattatcatttcttatatatatatacacccccTCTCCCAGCTAATACCAGATCCTTTTTGCAACTctcttttactctctctctctctctctttctctctttcactCAAAAAGCTCCCTCTTGATTTGTAGCCTGTTTTGCGCGCTTGGCTTTCATGTTTCTTGGCATGGACAGCATCATGAGCAAAGAGAGGCTGCAGCAACACCATTCATGGAAGAACTTGCACCTTCACTGGCCCTGGTCCTCAAAGAAATCGCCGCTGCCGCCGAAGGGCCACGTCACAGTGAGGGTCGGGGCCGAGGGGGAGAGGCGGCGGAGGTTCGTGGTGCCGGTCGGGCACCTTGAGCACCCGCTCTTCACGGCCATGCTCGACGCGGCCGAGGCGGAGTTCGGGTTCCACCAGACGGGCGCGATCGTTATTCCGTGCTGCATCGACTACTTTCGGTGTATCAAAAACGTCATCGACCGCGACGCTGCCGCCAGGGAAGAGCACCGGCGCCATACGAATCGGCGGTGCCAGCGCAGCCACCTTCAGCGCTTCGTCGCATGCTTTCGCActtgatgcatgcatgcatgcatgcatccaTGGCTTGTGAGGGAATTGTtcataaaagaatataaaacaagatGTAAATAGAAAGACGATGGAAGATCaaattcatttatttgtttaaatttttgtatttaaagattattaattggagcttgtatatatattgagctctattttttatattacgTACGCTCTATTTTATGTTAGAGTTTGTGCACGGAGGAGGAAGAAATTAAGGAACAGCTAGAATTAGTCatttgtaaaaatttatttttctctttgaattaaataaattctAGTACAGTTGAAATTCGATTTGTTTCGGACTGGTTTTCTTGTCCTTCTT encodes:
- the LOC109716660 gene encoding auxin-induced protein 15A-like, yielding MDSIMSKERLQQHHSWKNLHLHWPWSSKKSPLPPKGHVTVRVGAEGERRRRFVVPVGHLEHPLFTAMLDAAEAEFGFHQTGAIVIPCCIDYFRCIKNVIDRDAAAREEHRRHTNRRCQRSHLQRFVACFRT